The Macadamia integrifolia cultivar HAES 741 chromosome 4, SCU_Mint_v3, whole genome shotgun sequence genome contains the following window.
TTACTTGTTATTAGAATGAAATATAGAAATAAGAGAGATAATATAGCTTTAATAGTTATTATGATAGATAGAAGGTGGTGGCATGGCCAAGGCTCATATAAAAAAAGTTCACTTGTTGATTCCTATTTCGCTTTTGGTAGCATTTTCAGGTCTTGGCGATGTGGAAAGGGAGAGATTTCTCTTCTATCTGATTGCGAGAGGATCAATAATGTTTTCCTTTCATTAGGCTTGTGGTCCAGGCAAGTGCATTCGAATAAAAGCGAGAAAATGAAAGGGTGCGTTAGAGCCTTGTAGCTGTCTACGCTTGTTCAAAAAGCCAGCATCATCAAGACTTATTAAGAGGGAAGGAAAGCTAAGTACTTGCAACCCTTGTACCAACTAGGGGGATGGAATTTCAAGGGTACGagtgaaaaaattcatcctaagtgggtattttcaaacctcCACCTGGGATTCTATTCCCTTGGCTGTTACCATGAGGTTGGTAGCAGcaaaaatttttccatcaaGAGGGACCACTTGATAGCAACTTAAGCTCTCGCTTAACTACAAGTAATATTTCAATCAGGTTTTCGAACGAAAAGCTCCAAAAGCATAAGCAGTCATAAGATTAATAACACTACCATAAGTActaacaaaaaagaaacaagcaatTATCCACTAACAAAAGAATTGGAGATTATCAATTTAAAGGCACAGTTTTACAGATTTTGGTCTTCCTGATGATACAATGGGACCACAAATTGAGctagaaaaaatgttttcagaAAGAAACCTTAAATTGACTAATCTTTGACTTGGTTAATTATTAAATACAACACTGAATCAAATTAACTAATATAATTTGTAAAGAATCAGGAAGAACAATAAATTAAAAGGCAAGAAGAACTAAAATCAGAGAAGAGGAGCCGAAGAAGAGTCAGACAAAAATCAAGTTTATTCTTTAACCAGTGACAATCTCCATAGTTTTAAGACAAGCACAGAAGTAAGAACTGAACAACAGAACAACAATTTCACTAAGTAAGAAGAGACACACTCACATTGACATACACtgaacaaaagagaagaaaataaaggaatacAAAGTGAAACTGGGGGGAGAAAACATTTTATTtcgaagaaaaaagaagaaaacttgGATGAAGATACTGAAAGTACTCCTCCACATCACACTCACGCTCACATTCTGTGTGGGCTATCTGCAATTACCcacacaacacacacacacacaaaagaaaacagaaaaataaatttcattttcttctctcaCACACTTTGTCTTGTTCTAACAAAGTCGAAATTTTCGTCAACCCCACCATTGATGCACTGCAACTCCTTCGTCCCTCAACCTTCCATAGAGAGCCAAGCACTCCCAATAAGCTCTCTTGCTCTTGTTCTTCCTCCCTCCCAAGCCCTGGTGTTCGCACTCTAGAAACAGCTCATCCACCAGACAGATAGCTCTGTTCTTCACCATTTCCTCCACTACCTCTGCTTCTGCCTTCATTACCACATATTCTTCTTCCCTTACATTCTTCTTCAACCAGTCTGACATGCTCATCTGTGGCACCCCGTCATCCAACAACTCTTCGTTCAGGGTCTCTATCTTGTATATCTCAAAATCTCGGTTCCTTGTTGGGTAGTTTCGTGAGAACCATATCGGACTGCCATTGCCGTTCTTGTTATGTAAGCCAACATCGATGAATAGGCGACGAGGGTACTGTTCTAAAGAATCACCCATAAGGTCGGGGAGGTATTTGGTCCTCTTCAAGTACTTGTCGCTCTTCTTCCCTGAAGAAGCTCGTGGTGGTTCAAGAAGCACATCTTCCAGACCATTCAATGCTGCCCTCTTAGCTTCCGATGACAATGCGCAGAGGCGCCTCTTTGTCGGTGAAATGGTCTCAACAGGGCCGGTCTTCTTCATCGCCAAGACCGTGGATTCGAATTGCCTGAGATACACGATTTTGTAATTCGATGGTTTGTGGAAGGCGTTCGAGGGGTCGCTGCTCAGTTGAATGGCAACGATTCCGCCGGTCTTGAGGATTCTATCGATAAACTTGCCGGCAAGGAAGCCAGACGCGAAGACGAAATCAAATGTGCCATCTGGGATCGAGCTCTGTCGCTCGGCATCGGATTCAGAAACGAGATCCATGTCGTGGGCGTTCAAGATCTGGGCACCGTGTGCTGTCACCTCGTCATCATCGCCGTGTCGACTCACGAAGAGGGCTTTGTCGCCCGATTTGAAGAGAGCCTCGCTGGTTAAGTCACGAAGGAGCACAGGCAACAACGATTCACCATGGATGCGGACCTCAGAGGCTACAGCACTGTAAGATACGGAAGAATCCCAAATGATAAGTGATCCAAGCCAAGGAGAAGTGATAATGGCCAAGGCCAGAAGCACCGATCGAGCGATAACCTTCAGAACCCTTGAATCGGGTAGCTTAATTATGAGCTGATCGTCAGGATTCACAGTGATCCCATTTCCACCTCCGTGCAGACGCTTGACCCTACACTGGGTCTTGACAGATCGAAATCTTGGaaccaaccccatttcctcttcttcttcaaattttctACTTTGAAGTGTTGatgaagggaagaagagagtgtCGCAGGCTTTGCTGGTAAATGGGTTTTTACCGGTTTTACAAACGACGACGatttcagagaaagaaagaggtaGACAGAGAGGATGCCAGCGAGGAGAGGGAGGGAAATTTAGCGAGTGCAAAACCTGGAAGCGGTGTGGTTTCCACCCACGAGGGCCACTCGGGTGCTTCGGATTCTTGACCAAAGGAGCATCAACTGCCTAAACCTCTgcaattccatttttttcaacGAAACCGCCCCAGATTGAAGAAGGATTGTACTAAGCACCACCTAGGGTTTGTTTCATCCTTTTTAAGGGATCATCATCGGAGAATACCACCCCAGGGGGCTGCgataggagaagaggaagaaagaaaaatatgcgAGGCGGAGGATTGCAGGATTTTTGTTTGTTAGGAAGGGAGAGTGAGATGGGTGATTTATTGATAATTCAGTTGGATTGAAAAGGGAAAGGTGATGTGTTTGGTGATGGAAGACGGGAGTTTAGGGTTGTGGGTTGGAGGTGTTGAGGACGAGTGAAGGAGAGACATTGCTTTATGAACGGACCCACGAGAAATAAGTTCCTCCGtaggtttttgtttcttttcaaagCCTCTTGTCCTTCTCAATGTCGTGGACTTCACAGATAAGAAAGAAGGGTAAGTGGGTAACGGGGTAAGGGTTATTTGAGTTTACGGGGTAAGgcaggggtgtcaaaaccttaAGCCCCAGCCggcaaaccctaaatcaaattAAATCGATTCTTATTGGATTAATTTTACACTGAGGTATGTTGAGATTAGTTGAAAattaattcaaatcaaattaaacCAATCAATAATCAAACCCAATGAAATCGATAAAAAGATAAATGATTATGAAATTATAAATTGATGACTGACTAtctattttttacaatattatgAGAAAAATCTTTATTAttaggggaattgttacaattCATAgaatattaggttataaatagagaaattgatttgtaaattgtaataatgcttccattgatttctttattcattatacaaaactagttagatagttaaatgaatgattggataatagagttcattttgtgatttcaatattactaatcttcttagtaatttgttatccgttggtttcaatattagttatctttcccatACAATCATAAACTATgatttaataataattttaaagtgttttttttcgtcaaatcttatcactataagttatgaatgtaatattttattatggttcaagcccaaaaataaatcgatctaaaccggtattaatacgatattgaaaaactgaaataaaccgaaatcaaactggatcaaaaccgaaaccgatcgaaaaccaaagttccttaatggattggttttggtctacCTCATTCCTAGACTGAAATCGATTCAATCcgatcgaaaccaaatcgatccgactgattgacacccctaggggTAAGGTAAGTGCATcctttattacaaaaaaaaaagacacaacaacaataattcaaaactttatcccaacttaatgggtgcGGCATAGAGATTCCAGGTAGGAACGActgcaaggatccatgcaaaaagattgatagATCATGGTTAATTATAATAAACATCAACTGTCAACTTGACGCACCATTACAAATCAGCTACAGGCTTATaacgacagactataataagaTACTGATTGTTTACCTGATGTACCATATCGATCGATATTGACTAAGGGCAAAGAGATAAAAACCCGTTTTTAAATGAAACCCATAGGTATTTCTGTTCAATCAAGGACTCAAGATCGATACTGGATGATTTAGATTTATATCAATGGAATCAGGCCAGACTAATCTTGATGGCAATATTGATTTCTACAACTCTACTTGGTGTAGAGAACGCCTTAGGCTCATATTCTTTTCCCAAATAAAAGGGTAAGTGTTCTTTGAGCTAGCACATCCTACACCAAGACACATTGATTAATCTATTTTTGGGGAAGTGTTTTCTATTTGGAAGTGCGATTCTATGCACTATAGGGTCGATAGGAGAGCACGAGGAAAGTATTCACATAAATATCATTTTCCATTCATGGGGATGGATGGATCATTTCACCCCAACATGGGTCTGGGTGCAGGAACCACACTCCCCGACAAAAAACCTTTTTCccgtttattttttaaaagataaaCAATATtattaagggagaaagaacgttATTCCCTAATGTTCCACGCCCACACACATCCTCTCTTTTAAAAGGGTTGTGAAAAAATACCCCTGCTCTCTAAAAATAGGGGCTATGTACGGGTGTGGAGAACGCTAGACCGATAGTGTTTCTCCTCCTATCTaaaatttattagaaaaaaggTTGGACATACTGCTCTTGTATGGCAAtgaacaactttttttttttcttttttcttttttaatataatacatATTTATTTTTAGAGTAACAATTAATAACTCCAAAGTAACTTTTTTATGCTAACTATGTTCTTAAAttttatggggaaaaaaatcgtctgcaatttcgatctcgtacaatttcgtgaaataccaccttcagggggtgacacgtgtattgataccaatgtaatggtccagatctcatttaaatgcctcttcactgatttaaggttttattagttgtaccagatctggaccattgtattggtatcaatacacgtgtcaccccctaaagTTGGTATTTTatagaattgtacgagatcggaattgcagacgatttcaacc
Protein-coding sequences here:
- the LOC122075473 gene encoding uncharacterized protein LOC122075473, producing MGLVPRFRSVKTQCRVKRLHGGGNGITVNPDDQLIIKLPDSRVLKVIARSVLLALAIITSPWLGSLIIWDSSVSYSAVASEVRIHGESLLPVLLRDLTSEALFKSGDKALFVSRHGDDDEVTAHGAQILNAHDMDLVSESDAERQSSIPDGTFDFVFASGFLAGKFIDRILKTGGIVAIQLSSDPSNAFHKPSNYKIVYLRQFESTVLAMKKTGPVETISPTKRRLCALSSEAKRAALNGLEDVLLEPPRASSGKKSDKYLKRTKYLPDLMGDSLEQYPRRLFIDVGLHNKNGNGSPIWFSRNYPTRNRDFEIYKIETLNEELLDDGVPQMSMSDWLKKNVREEEYVVMKAEAEVVEEMVKNRAICLVDELFLECEHQGLGGRKNKSKRAYWECLALYGRLRDEGVAVHQWWG